From a single Serratia surfactantfaciens genomic region:
- the tal gene encoding transaldolase, which yields MNQLDALKQLTTVVADSGDIESIRQFEPQDATTNPSLILKAAALPQYKALITEALEYARRQGGSKETQLINASDKLAVNIGVEILKSVPGRISTEVDARLSFDRGMCVAKARKLIAMYQEQGIDKSRILIKLASTWEGIKAAEELEKEGINTNLTLLFSFAQARACAEAGVYLISPFVGRIYDWYQAKQPAADYDADQDPGVKSVRTIYEYYKRHRYQTVIMGASFRKVEQILALAGCDRLTIAPNLLEQLKNSDRPVERKLTPSTEGFHQPAPLAEAEFRWLHNQDAMAVEKLAEGIRLFAVDQQKLEDMLAAQL from the coding sequence ATGAATCAATTAGACGCACTCAAGCAGCTGACCACGGTGGTCGCCGACAGCGGCGATATCGAATCCATCCGCCAGTTCGAACCCCAGGACGCCACCACCAACCCTTCGCTGATCCTGAAAGCCGCCGCGCTGCCGCAGTACAAAGCGCTGATCACCGAAGCGCTGGAATATGCCCGCCGCCAGGGTGGCAGCAAGGAAACCCAGCTGATCAACGCCAGCGATAAGCTGGCGGTCAACATCGGCGTCGAGATCCTCAAAAGCGTGCCGGGCCGCATCTCTACCGAAGTGGACGCCCGTCTGTCGTTCGATCGCGGCATGTGTGTCGCCAAAGCGCGTAAGCTGATCGCCATGTATCAAGAGCAAGGCATCGACAAGTCGCGCATTCTGATCAAGCTGGCCTCCACCTGGGAAGGCATCAAAGCCGCCGAAGAGCTGGAAAAAGAAGGCATCAACACCAACCTGACGCTGCTGTTCTCTTTCGCTCAGGCCCGCGCCTGCGCCGAAGCCGGCGTGTATCTGATCTCGCCGTTCGTCGGCCGCATCTATGACTGGTATCAGGCTAAACAGCCTGCCGCCGACTACGATGCCGATCAGGATCCGGGCGTGAAGTCGGTGCGTACCATCTATGAATACTACAAGCGTCATCGTTACCAGACGGTGATCATGGGCGCCAGCTTCCGCAAGGTTGAGCAAATTCTGGCGCTGGCCGGCTGCGATCGTCTGACCATCGCGCCGAACCTGCTGGAACAGCTGAAAAACAGCGACCGGCCGGTTGAGCGCAAGCTGACCCCGTCTACCGAAGGCTTCCACCAACCGGCTCCGCTGGCCGAAGCGGAGTTCCGCTGGCTGCACAACCAGGACGCCATGGCGGTGGAGAAACTCGCCGAAGGCATTCGCCTGTTCGCCGTCGACCAGCAGAAGCTGGAAGACATGTTGGCCGCTCAACTGTAA
- the narQ gene encoding nitrate/nitrite two-component system sensor histidine kinase NarQ yields the protein MLVKRTVTGSLARALFGIVILSVLATGLALTAVAGSQSDAEAINIAGSLRMQSYRLAYDLDRQSAELELHLQQYRQSLQAPALHKLTRFYVPAEVRDHYLGLQQAWQTMERQIRDGQAAAYRAEVAGHVNRVDHFVSALQRYSELKLSLVAVVSILGYAAIIGLVLFCIRFMRRQVVAPLQHLVDASQRVQQRDFSHPPLDVALPNELGVLSQTFSAMSDELARLYQSLELKVQEKTQRLQQANETLEVLYRCSQALSVRQIDQQAFENVLRIVRHSERLRCIRLNVVDDHGQWQLSEGEAAPTQAWDALPITQGEKPLGELRWQPEAHPPHPQLMQSLANMLGRGVYFNRAQKQHQYLLLMEERATIARELHDSLAQTLSFLRIQLTLLRRTADRPAEQTIIDDFDRTLADAYRQLRELLATFRLNIQEADLNAALEQLLQPLKALTTARIQLHCRLSSQALNAQQQVHALQIVREAVLNAVKHAGADEIVVCCEVNAAGDNLFSITDDGCGIASLEEPEGHYGLTIMSERAARLGGTLRIRRRSSGGTAVCLTFPP from the coding sequence TTGCTTGTTAAACGTACCGTGACCGGCAGCCTGGCCAGGGCGTTGTTCGGCATCGTGATACTGTCGGTGCTCGCCACCGGGTTGGCGTTGACCGCCGTCGCCGGCAGCCAGAGCGACGCAGAAGCGATCAATATCGCCGGTTCGCTGCGCATGCAAAGCTATCGATTGGCCTACGATCTCGACCGGCAGAGCGCCGAGCTGGAGCTGCATCTGCAGCAGTACCGGCAGTCTTTGCAGGCGCCAGCGCTGCACAAGCTGACGCGCTTCTACGTGCCCGCCGAGGTGCGCGATCATTATCTGGGGCTGCAGCAAGCGTGGCAAACGATGGAGCGGCAAATCCGCGACGGACAAGCGGCCGCCTACCGGGCGGAGGTCGCCGGCCACGTCAACCGCGTCGATCATTTCGTTTCCGCCCTGCAGCGCTATTCCGAGTTGAAACTGAGCCTGGTGGCCGTCGTCAGCATACTGGGCTACGCCGCCATCATCGGGCTGGTGTTGTTCTGCATCCGCTTTATGCGCCGCCAGGTGGTTGCGCCGCTGCAGCATCTGGTCGACGCCAGCCAGCGCGTGCAGCAACGCGATTTCAGCCACCCGCCGCTGGACGTGGCGTTGCCGAACGAACTCGGCGTGCTGTCGCAAACCTTCAGCGCCATGTCGGACGAACTGGCCCGGCTTTATCAGTCGCTGGAGCTGAAAGTACAGGAAAAGACCCAGCGTCTGCAGCAGGCCAACGAAACGCTGGAGGTGCTGTATCGCTGTTCGCAAGCGCTGAGCGTGCGCCAGATCGATCAGCAGGCGTTCGAAAATGTGCTGCGCATCGTGCGCCACAGTGAACGGCTGCGCTGCATCCGGCTGAACGTCGTGGACGATCATGGCCAGTGGCAACTGAGCGAAGGAGAAGCGGCGCCGACGCAAGCCTGGGATGCGCTGCCGATCACCCAGGGCGAAAAACCGCTGGGCGAGCTGCGCTGGCAGCCCGAAGCGCACCCGCCACATCCTCAACTGATGCAAAGCCTGGCCAACATGCTGGGCCGCGGCGTCTACTTCAACCGGGCGCAGAAGCAGCACCAGTATTTGCTGTTGATGGAAGAGCGCGCGACCATCGCCCGCGAGCTGCACGATTCGCTGGCGCAGACGCTGTCATTCCTGCGCATCCAGCTGACGCTGCTCAGGCGCACCGCCGATCGGCCGGCGGAGCAGACGATCATCGACGATTTCGATCGCACGCTGGCCGATGCCTATCGCCAGCTGCGAGAATTGCTGGCCACCTTCCGCCTCAACATTCAGGAGGCGGATCTGAACGCCGCGCTGGAGCAGCTGTTGCAGCCATTAAAGGCTCTAACCACCGCACGGATTCAGTTACACTGTCGGCTGTCATCGCAGGCGCTCAACGCCCAGCAGCAGGTGCACGCGCTGCAGATCGTGCGCGAGGCGGTGCTCAACGCCGTCAAGCACGCCGGGGCGGACGAAATCGTGGTTTGTTGCGAGGTCAACGCCGCGGGCGACAACCTATTCAGCATTACCGACGACGGTTGCGGCATCGCCAGCCTGGAGGAGCCGGAAGGACATTATGGTTTGACCATCATGAGCGAACGTGCAGCGCGATTGGGAGGAACGCTGCGTATCCGGCGCAGAAGCAGCGGCGGCACGGCGGTCTGCCTGACCTTTCCGCCCTGA
- a CDS encoding response regulator yields the protein MVMKQYRVMIVDDHPLMRRGIKQLLGLDARFEVVAEAGNGSEAVALALQHAPDVILLDLNMKGMSGLDTLQALREEGVDARIIVLTVSDARSDLYALIDAGADGYLLKDSEPEQLLEHINAAAEGQNVISDAMADYLLARGEQRNPFAALTERELDVLQEVARGLSNKQVAAQLHISEETVKVHIRNILRKLDVRSRVAATVMYLEQKNQ from the coding sequence ATGGTGATGAAGCAATACCGAGTCATGATCGTTGACGATCATCCGTTGATGCGGCGCGGCATCAAACAACTGCTGGGACTGGATGCGCGATTTGAGGTGGTGGCGGAGGCCGGCAACGGCAGCGAGGCGGTTGCGCTGGCGCTGCAGCACGCCCCGGACGTGATCTTGTTGGATCTGAACATGAAGGGCATGTCCGGATTGGATACGCTGCAGGCCCTGCGTGAGGAAGGCGTGGACGCACGCATCATCGTGCTGACGGTCTCCGACGCGCGCAGCGATCTGTATGCGCTGATCGATGCCGGCGCCGATGGCTACCTGCTGAAAGACAGCGAACCGGAGCAGCTGCTGGAACACATCAACGCCGCCGCCGAAGGGCAGAATGTGATCAGCGACGCCATGGCGGATTACCTGCTTGCACGCGGCGAGCAGCGCAATCCCTTTGCCGCCCTGACCGAACGCGAGCTGGACGTGTTGCAAGAAGTGGCGCGCGGCCTGTCCAACAAGCAGGTGGCAGCGCAGCTGCATATCTCTGAAGAAACGGTGAAAGTGCACATTCGCAACATACTGCGCAAGCTGGACGTGCGTTCCCGCGTGGCAGCGACGGTGATGTACCTGGAGCAGAAGAACCAATGA
- a CDS encoding MDR/zinc-dependent alcohol dehydrogenase-like family protein has translation MCQTCITEAKMADGIPEIMKAVVAYAPKDYRLEQVPVPKVGPKEILVKIEACGICAGDVKAFEGAPSFWGDEKQPAYIKAPMIPGHEFIGHVVGYGDGVEGFKIGDRVISEQIVPCWQCRFCNRGQYWMCEKHDLYGFQKNVNGGMAEYMKFTKEAINYHVPADLPIEKAILIEPYACSFHAVQRANIKLGDVVVLAGAGTLGLGMIGAIKKSGPSKLVVLDLSDDRLALAKRFGADVTLNPTRDDVPAVIKAMTDGYGCDIYIEATGAQKSVEQGLTLIRKLGTFVEFSVFKDPVTVDWSIISDRKELDVLGSHLGPYCYPLVIEGIANGDLPTEGVVTHTLPLEQFAEGFELMKRGVGSIKVVLNPNL, from the coding sequence ATGTGTCAGACCTGCATAACAGAGGCGAAAATGGCGGACGGTATCCCCGAGATCATGAAGGCGGTAGTGGCGTACGCTCCTAAAGATTACCGCCTGGAACAGGTGCCGGTACCGAAGGTTGGCCCGAAAGAGATCCTGGTGAAGATCGAGGCCTGCGGCATCTGCGCCGGCGATGTTAAAGCGTTCGAGGGGGCGCCCAGCTTCTGGGGCGATGAAAAACAGCCGGCGTATATTAAGGCGCCGATGATCCCAGGTCATGAATTTATCGGCCACGTGGTGGGATATGGCGATGGCGTTGAGGGGTTCAAGATCGGCGATCGGGTGATATCAGAACAAATTGTCCCCTGCTGGCAATGCCGCTTCTGCAACCGCGGCCAGTATTGGATGTGCGAAAAGCATGACCTGTACGGTTTCCAGAAAAATGTCAACGGCGGCATGGCTGAGTACATGAAGTTCACCAAAGAGGCGATCAACTATCATGTGCCGGCCGATCTGCCGATCGAAAAAGCCATTCTGATCGAACCCTATGCTTGCTCCTTCCATGCGGTGCAGCGCGCCAATATCAAGCTGGGGGACGTCGTGGTGTTGGCCGGGGCCGGCACCCTGGGGTTGGGCATGATCGGGGCCATCAAAAAGTCCGGGCCCTCGAAGCTGGTGGTGCTGGATCTGTCCGACGATCGTCTGGCCCTGGCGAAGCGCTTCGGCGCGGATGTGACGCTGAATCCGACCCGTGACGACGTGCCTGCGGTCATTAAAGCGATGACCGACGGCTACGGTTGCGACATCTATATCGAGGCGACCGGCGCGCAAAAGTCCGTGGAACAAGGCCTGACGCTGATTCGCAAGCTCGGCACCTTCGTCGAATTTTCCGTTTTCAAAGATCCGGTGACCGTCGACTGGAGCATCATCAGCGACCGCAAGGAGCTGGACGTGCTCGGTTCGCACCTCGGCCCTTACTGCTACCCGCTGGTGATCGAAGGCATCGCCAATGGCGATCTGCCGACCGAAGGCGTGGTGACGCATACGTTGCCGCTGGAACAGTTCGCCGAGGGCTTCGAACTGATGAAGCGCGGCGTGGGTTCAATCAAAGTGGTGCTCAATCCAAACCTCTGA
- the rpiB gene encoding ribose 5-phosphate isomerase B, whose protein sequence is MLPIAIGADDAAIELKDLIVAHLQQRDIPVIDYTTDRAAEAGIYPDIAYRVAQAIREEKHRRGILLCGTGIGMSIVANKVPGIRAAQCHDTYSAQRARKSNDAQIITLGARVIGAELAKTIVDAWLESEFEGGGSAPKVERIGYYENVVGRR, encoded by the coding sequence ATGCTGCCTATCGCCATCGGCGCCGATGATGCCGCCATTGAACTCAAGGATCTGATCGTCGCCCACCTGCAACAACGGGATATCCCCGTCATTGACTACACGACGGATCGCGCCGCAGAAGCCGGGATCTATCCCGATATCGCCTATCGCGTCGCGCAGGCGATACGGGAGGAAAAACATCGGCGGGGGATCCTGCTGTGCGGCACCGGCATCGGCATGAGTATCGTGGCCAATAAAGTGCCCGGCATTCGCGCGGCGCAATGTCACGATACTTACTCCGCCCAACGGGCGCGCAAAAGCAATGATGCGCAAATCATCACGCTGGGCGCGCGGGTCATCGGCGCAGAGCTGGCGAAAACCATCGTCGATGCCTGGCTGGAATCGGAATTTGAAGGGGGCGGTTCAGCGCCGAAGGTCGAACGAATCGGCTACTACGAAAACGTGGTCGGGCGGCGTTAA
- the tkt gene encoding transketolase, protein MSSRKELANAIRVLSMDAVQKANSGHPGAPMGMADIAEVLWRDYLNHNPTNPHWADRDRFVLSNGHGSMLIYSLLHLTGYDLPMRELENFRQLHSKTPGHPEYGYTPGVETTTGPLGQGIANAVGFAIAERTLAAQFNRPGHDIVDHHTYAFMGDGCMMEGISHEVCSLAGTLKLGKLTAFYDDNGISIDGHVDGWFTDDTALRFEAYGWHVVRNVDGHNPDAIKAAIEEARKVTDKPSLLMCKTVIGFGSPNKAGTHDVHGAALGAAEVAATREALGWKYAAFEIPQDIYAQWDAKEAGQAKEAAWNDKFAAYAKAFPEQAAEFKRRMNGELPADWKADAKAFVEKLQANPANIASRKASQNALEAFGKVLPEFLGGSADLAPSNLTMWSGSKALNVDPAGNYIHYGVREFGMTAITNGIALHGGFLPYSATFLMFVEYARNAVRMAALMKLRNVFVYTHDSIGLGEDGPTHQPVEQLASLRVTPNMSTWRPCDQVESAVAWQYGIERNDGPTTLVFSRQNLTQQPRTAEQLANVYRGGYVLKDCAGTPDVILIATGSEVGITVEAADKLTAAGRKVRVVSMPSTDAFDKQDAAYRESVLPAAVTARVAVEAGIADYWYKYVGLNGAIVGMTTFGESAPAEQLFAEFGFTVDNVVAKAQALLK, encoded by the coding sequence ATGTCTTCTCGTAAAGAGCTTGCCAACGCCATCCGCGTACTCAGCATGGACGCCGTACAAAAAGCAAATTCCGGCCACCCGGGTGCCCCTATGGGCATGGCGGACATCGCCGAAGTCCTGTGGCGTGACTACCTCAACCACAACCCGACTAACCCGCACTGGGCTGACCGCGACCGTTTCGTGCTCTCCAACGGCCACGGCTCCATGTTGATTTACAGCCTCCTGCACCTCACCGGCTACGACCTGCCGATGCGCGAGCTGGAGAACTTCCGTCAGCTGCATTCCAAAACCCCGGGCCACCCGGAGTACGGCTACACCCCGGGCGTTGAGACCACCACCGGCCCGCTGGGCCAGGGCATCGCCAACGCCGTCGGCTTCGCCATCGCCGAACGCACCCTGGCGGCGCAGTTCAACCGCCCTGGCCACGACATCGTCGACCACCACACCTACGCCTTCATGGGCGACGGCTGCATGATGGAAGGTATCTCGCACGAAGTCTGCTCCCTGGCCGGCACCCTCAAGCTCGGCAAGCTGACCGCTTTCTACGATGACAACGGCATCTCCATCGACGGCCACGTCGACGGCTGGTTCACCGACGACACCGCCCTGCGTTTCGAAGCCTACGGCTGGCACGTGGTGCGCAACGTCGACGGCCACAACCCGGACGCCATCAAGGCGGCGATTGAAGAAGCCCGCAAGGTGACCGACAAGCCGTCGCTGCTGATGTGCAAGACCGTTATCGGCTTCGGTTCGCCGAACAAGGCCGGTACCCATGACGTGCACGGCGCCGCGCTGGGCGCAGCCGAAGTGGCCGCCACCCGCGAAGCGCTGGGCTGGAAATACGCCGCCTTTGAAATCCCGCAGGACATCTACGCCCAGTGGGACGCCAAGGAAGCCGGTCAGGCCAAGGAAGCGGCCTGGAACGACAAGTTCGCCGCCTACGCCAAGGCCTTCCCGGAGCAGGCTGCCGAGTTCAAGCGCCGCATGAACGGCGAGCTGCCGGCCGACTGGAAAGCCGACGCCAAAGCGTTCGTGGAAAAACTGCAGGCCAACCCGGCCAACATCGCCAGCCGCAAGGCGTCGCAGAACGCGCTGGAAGCGTTCGGCAAGGTGCTGCCGGAGTTCCTGGGCGGCTCCGCCGACCTGGCGCCGAGCAACCTGACCATGTGGTCCGGCTCGAAAGCGCTGAACGTTGACCCGGCGGGCAACTACATTCATTACGGCGTGCGCGAGTTCGGCATGACCGCCATCACCAACGGCATCGCGCTGCACGGCGGCTTCCTGCCGTACTCGGCGACCTTCCTGATGTTCGTGGAATACGCCCGCAACGCGGTGCGCATGGCGGCGCTGATGAAGCTGCGCAACGTGTTCGTCTACACCCACGACTCCATCGGTCTGGGCGAAGACGGCCCGACCCACCAGCCGGTGGAGCAGCTGGCGAGCCTGCGCGTGACCCCGAACATGAGCACCTGGCGCCCGTGCGACCAGGTGGAGTCGGCGGTGGCGTGGCAGTACGGCATCGAGCGCAACGACGGCCCGACCACCCTGGTGTTCTCGCGCCAGAACCTGACCCAGCAGCCGCGCACCGCAGAGCAGCTGGCGAACGTGTACCGCGGCGGCTACGTGCTGAAAGACTGCGCGGGCACGCCGGACGTCATCCTGATCGCCACCGGCTCCGAAGTGGGCATCACGGTGGAAGCGGCGGACAAGCTGACCGCGGCGGGCCGCAAGGTGCGCGTGGTGTCGATGCCGTCGACCGATGCGTTCGACAAGCAGGATGCGGCGTACCGCGAGTCGGTGCTGCCGGCGGCGGTAACGGCGCGCGTGGCGGTGGAAGCGGGTATCGCGGACTACTGGTACAAGTACGTGGGGCTGAACGGCGCCATCGTGGGCATGACCACCTTCGGTGAGTCGGCGCCGGCGGAGCAGCTGTTCGCCGAGTTTGGCTTCACCGTGGACAACGTGGTGGCCAAGGCGCAGGCGCTGCTGAAGTAA
- a CDS encoding winged helix-turn-helix domain-containing protein, with the protein MGINPVFARRLYLCWLISHSERPNVPRLMALTGWPRRTLQDVLKALPGMGVELQFVQQGVRNNDGFYQLESWGPFNKSWVHQHHQALLSAIE; encoded by the coding sequence ATGGGAATTAACCCGGTATTTGCCCGTCGGCTTTATTTGTGCTGGCTGATCAGCCACAGTGAGCGGCCCAATGTGCCGCGGTTGATGGCGCTGACCGGTTGGCCGCGCCGCACGTTGCAGGATGTGCTGAAGGCGCTGCCCGGCATGGGCGTCGAACTGCAGTTCGTGCAGCAGGGTGTGCGCAATAATGACGGTTTCTATCAGTTGGAAAGCTGGGGGCCGTTCAACAAGAGCTGGGTGCACCAGCATCATCAGGCGCTGCTCAGCGCCATCGAGTAA
- a CDS encoding SDR family oxidoreductase yields the protein MINHQTMPPRELSLQGKVALITGGAAGIGLAIAERYLQNGARVVLLDRAPQVVEVARQLHAEAALGVVADVTDSASVDRAVAQAEAHFGRLDVLVNSAGIVALHPAEELPETAWDATLAVNLKGVFLTCQAVGRRFIRQRGGSIINLASQAGVVALPNHLAYCASKAGVIGLTQVLALEWGSYNVRVNAISPTVVLTELGRKAWSGEVAEQMKQKIPLRRFAEPQDIAASALFLAGDAAAMITGANLVVDGGYTIQ from the coding sequence ATGATTAATCATCAAACTATGCCGCCACGCGAACTCTCGCTGCAGGGCAAGGTGGCGTTGATTACCGGCGGCGCTGCGGGTATCGGTCTCGCGATCGCCGAACGCTATCTGCAAAACGGCGCACGCGTGGTGCTGCTTGACCGTGCACCGCAGGTGGTGGAAGTGGCGCGGCAACTGCACGCCGAGGCGGCGTTGGGCGTTGTGGCTGACGTGACCGATTCGGCCTCGGTGGACCGGGCGGTGGCGCAGGCCGAAGCGCATTTCGGGCGGCTGGACGTGCTGGTCAACAGCGCCGGTATCGTCGCGCTGCATCCGGCCGAGGAGCTGCCGGAAACGGCGTGGGATGCAACCCTGGCGGTCAATCTGAAAGGCGTGTTTCTCACCTGCCAGGCGGTGGGGCGCCGTTTCATTCGCCAGCGCGGCGGCAGCATCATCAATCTCGCCTCGCAGGCCGGCGTAGTGGCTTTGCCTAATCACCTGGCCTATTGCGCCAGCAAAGCGGGCGTTATCGGCTTGACCCAGGTGCTGGCGTTGGAGTGGGGGTCGTACAACGTGCGGGTCAACGCCATTTCACCCACCGTGGTTTTGACGGAGCTGGGGCGCAAAGCCTGGTCTGGCGAGGTAGCGGAGCAGATGAAGCAGAAAATTCCGCTGCGGCGCTTCGCCGAGCCGCAAGATATCGCCGCCAGCGCTCTGTTTTTGGCCGGTGACGCGGCAGCGATGATCACCGGCGCCAACCTGGTGGTCGACGGCGGATACACCATTCAATAA
- the nudK gene encoding GDP-mannose pyrophosphatase NudK: MSSKIENVKKELLSDNWYVLHKYTFDLKRKNGGSVQQMREVYDRGNGATILLYNRAKGTVVLTNQFRMPTYVNGNESGMLLEACAGLLDADSPEQCARREAVEETGFQVGEVKKIFEAYMSPGGVTEIVHFFIAEYHDDERRAAGGGIEDEDIEVIELPFSEAVAMIADGRIKDGKTIMLLQYLQIHRVME, encoded by the coding sequence ATGTCGTCGAAAATTGAGAATGTGAAGAAAGAGCTGCTGTCGGACAACTGGTATGTGCTGCACAAGTATACGTTCGATCTGAAACGCAAAAACGGCGGTTCGGTACAGCAGATGCGCGAGGTCTACGATCGCGGCAACGGCGCCACCATTTTGCTGTACAACCGCGCCAAGGGCACGGTGGTGCTGACCAACCAGTTCCGCATGCCGACCTATGTCAACGGCAACGAGAGCGGCATGCTGCTCGAGGCCTGCGCCGGCCTGCTGGACGCCGATTCGCCGGAGCAGTGCGCGCGCCGCGAAGCGGTAGAGGAGACCGGTTTCCAGGTGGGCGAGGTCAAGAAAATCTTCGAAGCCTACATGTCGCCGGGCGGCGTGACCGAGATCGTGCACTTCTTTATCGCCGAATACCATGACGATGAGCGTCGTGCGGCCGGCGGCGGCATTGAAGATGAAGATATTGAGGTGATCGAGTTGCCGTTCAGCGAAGCGGTGGCGATGATCGCCGATGGCCGGATTAAAGACGGCAAGACCATCATGCTGCTGCAGTATTTGCAGATTCATCGGGTGATGGAATAA
- a CDS encoding MFS transporter: MLHGLIHRIGLSPKLLLGYAGVLVFMMGEGLEQGWLSPYLIGKGLSIQESALLFSVYGFAAAIAAWFSGVLAEIFTARRVMLAGLLLFLFGSVCFLTFGLPSNNLSIMVPTYALRGLGYPLFAYGFLVWVAYEAPPERLGSAVGIFWFVYSGGLSVLGVLYSSIMLPYLGEIHTLWSALIFVVLGAVIALMLNRSEGTAERGNREKASLAYVLKGITIAFENPKIGLGGIVRTINTSAAYGFVVFMPMYMMDMGFTRTHWLQMYAALWTVNIIFNLIFGVISDGLGWRNVVMWFGCVGCALTTLMFYYVPQFFGANYLLTVCAAGLFGACLAAFVPLSAIMPSLAPDNKGAAMSILNLGAGLSTFVGPAVVGLFIGSLGTVGVIWIFTGLYLFSGVLMKFVTLPKENATAAEERGASLAKIS; encoded by the coding sequence ATGTTGCATGGACTGATTCATCGCATTGGTCTGTCACCGAAATTGCTGCTGGGCTATGCCGGCGTGCTGGTGTTCATGATGGGCGAAGGGCTGGAGCAAGGATGGCTGTCGCCTTATTTGATCGGCAAGGGGCTTAGCATTCAAGAATCGGCGTTGTTGTTCAGCGTTTATGGCTTCGCCGCCGCAATCGCCGCCTGGTTTTCCGGGGTATTGGCGGAGATCTTCACCGCCCGGCGAGTCATGCTGGCGGGTTTGCTGCTGTTTTTGTTCGGTTCGGTGTGTTTTCTGACGTTCGGGTTGCCGAGCAACAACCTGTCGATCATGGTGCCGACCTATGCGCTGCGAGGTTTGGGTTATCCGCTGTTCGCTTACGGTTTTCTGGTGTGGGTGGCGTATGAGGCGCCGCCGGAAAGGCTGGGGTCGGCGGTGGGGATTTTCTGGTTCGTCTACAGCGGCGGGCTCAGCGTGTTGGGGGTGCTGTATTCCAGCATCATGCTGCCTTATCTCGGCGAAATCCACACGCTGTGGAGCGCGCTTATCTTCGTCGTGCTGGGCGCGGTGATTGCGCTGATGCTCAATCGCAGCGAAGGCACCGCGGAGCGCGGCAATCGGGAAAAAGCCTCGCTGGCTTACGTTCTGAAAGGCATCACCATCGCGTTCGAAAACCCGAAGATCGGCCTGGGCGGCATCGTGCGCACCATTAATACCTCTGCGGCTTACGGCTTCGTCGTATTCATGCCGATGTACATGATGGATATGGGCTTCACCCGTACGCATTGGCTGCAGATGTACGCCGCGCTGTGGACGGTCAACATCATTTTCAACCTGATTTTCGGCGTGATCAGCGACGGTCTCGGCTGGCGCAATGTGGTGATGTGGTTCGGCTGCGTCGGCTGCGCCCTGACCACGCTGATGTTCTACTACGTGCCGCAATTCTTCGGCGCCAACTACCTGCTGACCGTTTGCGCCGCCGGTTTGTTCGGCGCCTGCCTGGCGGCGTTCGTGCCATTGTCGGCCATCATGCCGTCGCTGGCGCCGGACAATAAGGGCGCGGCGATGTCGATTCTCAATCTGGGCGCCGGCTTGAGCACCTTTGTCGGCCCGGCGGTGGTGGGGCTGTTTATCGGCAGCCTGGGCACCGTTGGCGTGATCTGGATCTTTACCGGCTTGTACCTGTTCAGCGGCGTGCTGATGAAATTCGTCACGCTGCCGAAGGAAAACGCGACGGCGGCGGAAGAACGCGGCGCGAGTTTGGCGAAAATATCCTGA